One segment of Phaeacidiphilus oryzae TH49 DNA contains the following:
- a CDS encoding methionine synthase, with amino-acid sequence MPGTDAREAARTVAGELSALPHLPELPARGPGADMIGRSLGLLVELWARVEPSGWRFGDRPGRDTRRAHSFLGEDLDALEEFTQGYQGPVKVQAVGPWTLAAGVELHNGQRALADPGACRDIAGSLAEGLRAHLDELRRRIPGGRPVLQFDEPSLPAVLAGTVRTASGWQRHRAVEESVAEERLRELIGALGVPAVVHCCAPGVPIGMLRRAGASAVSLDWSLLRARDHDSVGEAVEAGTVFLAGVVPAVPGPGAAELSDPAGTVSGVRTVWKRLGLDPGLLARRVVVTPTCGLAGADPAYARRALAHGVRAARSLADAPE; translated from the coding sequence ATGCCCGGCACAGACGCGCGCGAGGCCGCCCGTACCGTGGCCGGCGAGCTGAGCGCGCTGCCGCATCTGCCGGAGCTGCCGGCCCGCGGGCCGGGCGCGGACATGATCGGCCGCAGCCTCGGCCTGCTGGTCGAGCTGTGGGCGCGGGTCGAGCCCAGCGGCTGGCGGTTCGGCGACCGCCCCGGCCGGGACACCCGCCGGGCGCACTCCTTCCTCGGCGAGGACCTGGACGCCCTGGAGGAGTTCACCCAGGGGTACCAGGGCCCGGTGAAGGTGCAGGCGGTGGGCCCCTGGACGCTCGCCGCCGGCGTCGAGCTCCACAACGGGCAGCGGGCCCTGGCCGACCCGGGCGCCTGCCGGGACATCGCCGGCTCGCTGGCCGAGGGGCTGCGGGCGCACCTCGACGAGCTCCGCCGCCGGATCCCCGGCGGGCGGCCGGTGCTCCAGTTCGACGAGCCCTCGCTGCCCGCCGTGCTGGCCGGGACGGTCCGGACGGCCAGCGGCTGGCAGCGGCACCGGGCGGTCGAGGAGTCGGTCGCCGAGGAGCGGCTGCGCGAGCTGATCGGCGCCCTCGGCGTGCCCGCCGTCGTCCACTGCTGCGCCCCCGGGGTGCCGATCGGGATGCTCCGCCGGGCCGGCGCCTCGGCGGTCTCGCTCGACTGGTCGCTGCTCCGCGCGCGCGACCACGACTCCGTCGGGGAGGCCGTGGAGGCGGGCACCGTCTTCCTCGCGGGTGTGGTGCCCGCCGTGCCGGGCCCGGGAGCGGCGGAATTGTCGGACCCGGCCGGTACTGTCAGCGGTGTGAGGACGGTGTGGAAGCGCCTCGGGCTGGACCCGGGGCTGCTGGCGCGCCGTGTCGTGGTGACCCCGACCTGCGGGCTGGCCGGGGCCGATCCCGCCTACGCCCGCCGCGCGCTGGCGCACGGCGTGCGGGCGGCGCGCAGCCTCGCGGACGCGCCCGAGTGA
- a CDS encoding SDR family oxidoreductase, whose protein sequence is MANHLITGAGSGIGAAVARRLSQRGDQLWLLARSAARAAELRERFPGARTLVGDLAQPERLSWALGQQPEQPVELDSLLHVAGVVELGPVGDLTPKVWNETLAANLVAPAELTRLFLPALRAACGQVLFVNSGAGLRANPDWAAYAASKHGLRALADALRAEEHGNGVRVTSVYPGRTATPMQEKVHAQEGSSYDPEAWIDPESVATTVLTALDLPRDAEVTDLTVRPGR, encoded by the coding sequence ATGGCGAACCACCTCATCACCGGCGCGGGCTCCGGCATCGGCGCGGCCGTGGCGCGGCGGCTGTCCCAGCGCGGCGACCAGCTCTGGCTGCTCGCCCGCTCCGCGGCCCGCGCGGCGGAGCTCCGCGAGCGCTTCCCCGGCGCCCGGACCCTGGTCGGAGACCTGGCCCAGCCCGAGCGCCTCTCCTGGGCCCTCGGCCAGCAGCCCGAGCAGCCGGTCGAGCTGGACTCCCTGCTGCACGTCGCGGGGGTGGTGGAGCTGGGCCCGGTCGGCGACCTCACCCCCAAGGTGTGGAACGAGACCCTCGCCGCCAACCTGGTCGCCCCCGCCGAGCTGACCAGGCTCTTCCTGCCGGCCCTGCGCGCCGCCTGCGGCCAGGTCCTCTTCGTCAACTCCGGCGCCGGGCTGCGCGCCAACCCCGACTGGGCGGCGTACGCGGCCTCCAAGCACGGGCTGCGGGCGCTGGCCGACGCGCTGCGCGCGGAGGAGCACGGCAACGGCGTCCGGGTCACCTCGGTCTACCCCGGCCGGACCGCCACCCCGATGCAGGAGAAGGTGCACGCCCAGGAGGGCTCCTCGTACGACCCGGAGGCCTGGATCGACCCGGAGTCGGTGGCCACCACCGTCCTCACCGCGCTCGACCTGCCGCGCGACGCCGAGGTCACCGACCTCACCGTCCGCCCCGGCCGCTGA